A window of Mucilaginibacter paludis DSM 18603 contains these coding sequences:
- a CDS encoding rhoptry family protein, whose amino-acid sequence MDINFKVKVDDSEKKKIIDLQDLASQNSNSVVKDAQRAAAAIKQEVDQRKLNLQAILNENKALNEQRLESYTKPKASGNTETNNIVKEQIGLLERLKAELKSLNEQKLGFADNELDKLAKANAQIEEYEQRIRQLNNVGKSGYDNSGNPAKRQTEFLPDVTAPNTSFSYTPPVSVSTEQLKQQLADLEGAKAQIESFYQAGTIGAEEYGASMSVLTTKEAELTAAIQSQSVANTEQTSTVRANTAAIEQEIGIIENLKIVIAQLKAERLQIVDPAALSRQNALIQEAEADLVRAGNAGKVGFDAVGNKIESANKSGNNFMKTLKGIAVFTGFAFLISKIFQVTNAIIDLTEKSEGVQSAFDRINSPDLLSNLRAATKGTVSDLLLMQKAVLASSEGFPVDKLATFYQFALVKSRELGQSTDQVLSKLIDGTLKNSTRVFTSLGLSKAELENSFKKTGDFTGSVLQLIQEQLKKTSSEADNTADKLGRIRATIDDIEANVGKSSTGIIGFVTNLIQRQLDLLNAGIQDLDDKLANLGKKFAVQDNSKLIADFKNDTPEGRASAIKGYEMLIDKQTKAVATYDQKIADVQNNLSLLQRIGRSAFTDLNTKLENDRNSQVVLLAEYKAELQSLNGVVDEENRQKEQQRLKDDASAKARLEALKREQSAAKTLANEVLSTQQKIDQLRDKFTNKGLGKDDAEKAAIVDQFKEYRNQIDKTNRAYDDFVKKFGKGAVASFNANPANKNRKISRVDPGQLDSIQQSAIDDLTAKQTVEKTKIVTDQQKELFKSYEDFKLKYGADAADKAYSADLKGYSSYIDYLEAQLLDLEDSGNATAVAMREFYDKKIQEARADQIVSNAKLLTQYIADAVNFEDKLTNIIKQANDKAYVLRQAANKAQTEQLKDYYNKQADLAEAQGETEVEAKMLQNQQEIESYKDLSTSIMNLSKSQAELRIKQARNVADADMESGKISESAYERIIKMIDQASASVARNTIAQGLGSLSSFFSQLGESAGQLDTGLQSTFKTISDFLSNAKQLTEGIGSLKDSIANFSDTKKDNGGGFLGTVSAVAGSLPIIGSVVSSGVKLVSGVVNFFHEASESAKASAAELIAYQIRLVDNEIIYNQMLRARARSQDDINKLTLTELQAREKMLELQKQQAEADYNTLLNQIKASGQQITGEHSEKYGGFLGIGKKTRVVQDLAGLNTTDYDQLEKLYTEGKLTDTTKSWFEELQKVKNELDDIGTSAQDVASAINQQVTGTTADSIAQGIIDGFKAGKRTAADFADDFKTMMQNALLSSFQANYLNKKIADFYQQFADASEGGLTDDKIAALKDAYAKIIGDAANELDNIQKITGIGASDINGTNNLSTAVKGITSDQADLLAGQFGGQRLATLQTNNLITVSNTYLAQLVALQNGGSSALSQQLDISMQGIRWQQQIAANTLRTADNTERLARIDTSLISIDKKMNSASSTLAANGKIG is encoded by the coding sequence ATGGATATTAATTTCAAAGTCAAGGTTGATGACAGCGAGAAAAAAAAGATCATTGATCTGCAAGATTTAGCATCGCAAAATAGTAACTCTGTTGTTAAAGATGCCCAGCGGGCCGCGGCCGCAATTAAACAAGAAGTAGATCAACGAAAGTTAAATCTTCAGGCAATCCTTAATGAAAATAAAGCTCTAAATGAGCAGCGCCTTGAAAGTTATACTAAACCTAAAGCTTCAGGGAACACCGAGACAAATAATATTGTCAAAGAGCAAATAGGTTTACTGGAACGATTAAAAGCCGAACTTAAATCATTAAATGAGCAAAAATTAGGTTTCGCGGATAATGAGCTTGATAAGCTTGCCAAAGCCAATGCCCAAATTGAAGAATACGAGCAAAGGATCCGTCAACTAAATAATGTTGGCAAAAGCGGATATGACAATTCAGGAAACCCGGCCAAACGTCAAACTGAATTTTTACCAGATGTAACAGCGCCTAATACATCTTTTTCTTATACCCCTCCAGTATCAGTATCAACCGAACAGCTTAAACAACAGTTAGCAGATTTAGAGGGCGCGAAAGCACAAATCGAAAGCTTTTACCAGGCAGGCACCATAGGTGCCGAAGAGTATGGAGCATCCATGTCGGTACTGACAACAAAGGAGGCCGAATTGACAGCCGCCATACAAAGTCAATCAGTTGCCAATACAGAGCAGACATCTACAGTACGGGCAAACACAGCTGCAATTGAGCAGGAAATAGGTATCATCGAAAATTTGAAGATCGTTATTGCTCAATTAAAAGCCGAGCGACTTCAAATAGTTGATCCGGCAGCTTTGAGCAGGCAAAATGCCTTGATACAGGAAGCAGAAGCCGACCTGGTTAGGGCCGGGAATGCAGGTAAAGTTGGGTTTGATGCTGTTGGCAACAAAATTGAATCAGCTAATAAGTCTGGTAATAATTTCATGAAAACCCTTAAAGGGATTGCAGTTTTTACCGGATTTGCATTTTTAATAAGCAAGATATTTCAGGTTACCAATGCTATTATTGATCTGACTGAAAAAAGTGAAGGTGTACAAAGTGCTTTTGATAGGATCAATAGCCCTGATTTATTAAGCAATCTTAGGGCCGCAACAAAAGGCACTGTTTCCGATTTGCTATTGATGCAAAAAGCAGTATTAGCATCAAGTGAAGGTTTTCCTGTTGATAAGCTTGCCACATTCTATCAATTCGCACTTGTTAAGTCCAGGGAGCTTGGTCAATCCACAGATCAGGTTTTGAGCAAACTTATTGACGGCACCTTAAAAAATTCAACACGGGTTTTTACTTCGTTAGGACTGTCAAAAGCAGAGCTGGAAAACTCATTTAAAAAGACTGGTGACTTTACAGGTTCCGTTTTGCAGCTCATACAGGAGCAATTAAAGAAAACCAGCAGTGAAGCAGATAACACCGCTGATAAATTAGGCCGTATCAGGGCAACAATTGATGATATTGAAGCCAATGTTGGAAAAAGTTCAACCGGGATTATTGGTTTTGTTACTAATTTGATTCAAAGGCAACTTGACCTACTTAACGCTGGCATTCAAGATTTAGACGATAAGTTAGCAAACTTGGGTAAAAAATTCGCTGTACAGGATAACAGTAAGCTTATAGCAGATTTCAAGAACGATACTCCAGAGGGCCGGGCGTCTGCCATTAAAGGTTATGAAATGCTAATTGACAAGCAAACAAAAGCCGTTGCAACCTATGATCAAAAAATTGCCGATGTTCAAAACAACTTGAGTTTACTGCAAAGAATAGGACGTTCAGCTTTTACCGATCTTAATACAAAACTTGAAAACGATAGAAATTCACAGGTTGTATTGCTTGCCGAATACAAAGCCGAACTACAATCGTTAAACGGCGTAGTTGATGAAGAAAACCGTCAAAAGGAGCAACAGCGATTAAAAGATGACGCTTCGGCAAAGGCTCGATTAGAAGCGCTTAAACGGGAACAATCAGCTGCAAAAACACTTGCTAACGAAGTGTTATCCACACAACAAAAAATAGACCAGCTAAGAGACAAATTCACCAACAAAGGTTTAGGTAAGGATGATGCCGAAAAAGCCGCTATAGTTGACCAGTTTAAGGAGTACCGAAACCAGATTGATAAAACTAACCGGGCTTATGATGATTTTGTAAAGAAGTTTGGCAAAGGCGCGGTAGCTTCGTTTAACGCTAACCCTGCAAATAAAAACAGGAAAATATCGAGAGTTGATCCGGGTCAGCTTGACAGCATACAACAATCTGCCATCGATGATTTAACCGCTAAACAAACAGTTGAGAAAACTAAAATAGTTACCGACCAACAAAAAGAGCTATTCAAATCGTATGAAGACTTCAAGTTGAAGTATGGTGCCGATGCAGCGGACAAGGCTTATTCGGCTGATTTGAAAGGATACAGCAGCTATATTGATTATTTAGAAGCCCAGCTACTTGATTTAGAAGACAGCGGTAACGCTACAGCTGTAGCCATGCGCGAATTTTACGATAAGAAAATTCAAGAGGCCCGGGCAGACCAGATAGTAAGCAATGCTAAGCTTTTAACCCAGTATATAGCAGATGCCGTGAACTTTGAAGATAAACTAACTAACATCATCAAACAGGCCAATGATAAAGCCTATGTTTTGAGACAAGCAGCTAACAAAGCCCAAACAGAGCAATTAAAAGATTATTATAACAAACAAGCTGATTTGGCAGAGGCCCAAGGTGAAACTGAAGTAGAAGCAAAAATGCTGCAAAACCAACAAGAAATTGAAAGTTATAAGGATTTATCGACCAGCATTATGAATCTTTCTAAATCGCAAGCCGAATTAAGGATAAAGCAAGCTCGTAATGTCGCTGATGCTGACATGGAAAGCGGCAAAATAAGTGAATCAGCTTATGAAAGAATAATCAAGATGATAGATCAAGCAAGCGCTTCAGTTGCGCGTAATACAATAGCGCAGGGCCTGGGTTCTTTATCTTCGTTTTTTTCGCAACTTGGAGAATCAGCTGGCCAACTTGATACTGGCCTGCAAAGTACTTTTAAAACTATCTCAGACTTCCTATCAAACGCTAAACAACTTACTGAAGGAATTGGCAGTTTGAAAGATTCAATTGCAAATTTCAGCGATACCAAAAAAGACAATGGAGGTGGTTTTTTAGGAACTGTGTCAGCTGTTGCTGGATCACTGCCTATTATTGGGAGTGTTGTCAGCTCAGGCGTCAAGTTAGTTTCCGGTGTTGTAAACTTTTTTCACGAAGCATCGGAGAGCGCCAAAGCTTCGGCGGCTGAATTAATTGCCTATCAAATTAGGTTGGTTGACAACGAAATAATTTATAATCAAATGCTACGTGCCAGGGCAAGGAGCCAAGATGATATAAATAAGTTAACACTAACCGAATTGCAGGCCCGTGAGAAAATGCTTGAGCTTCAAAAGCAACAAGCTGAAGCTGATTATAACACATTGCTAAACCAGATCAAAGCATCTGGACAGCAAATTACCGGCGAACACAGTGAGAAGTACGGAGGTTTCTTAGGTATAGGTAAAAAAACACGTGTTGTTCAGGATTTGGCAGGATTGAATACAACAGATTACGATCAATTAGAAAAGTTATATACCGAGGGAAAGTTAACGGACACTACTAAAAGTTGGTTTGAAGAACTTCAAAAGGTTAAAAATGAACTTGACGACATTGGAACATCTGCTCAAGATGTTGCCTCCGCAATTAACCAACAGGTTACCGGTACAACAGCGGATAGCATAGCTCAAGGCATCATTGACGGATTTAAAGCCGGTAAGCGAACCGCAGCGGACTTTGCTGACGATTTTAAGACCATGATGCAAAATGCCCTACTTAGTTCATTTCAAGCCAATTACTTAAATAAGAAGATAGCTGATTTTTATCAGCAGTTCGCAGATGCGTCTGAAGGTGGGTTAACAGATGATAAAATAGCTGCATTGAAAGACGCGTACGCTAAAATTATTGGAGACGCTGCCAACGAACTTGATAATATTCAGAAGATTACCGGTATTGGGGCAAGTGATATTAATGGCACAAACAACTTATCAACAGCTGTAAAAGGTATCACATCCGATCAAGCTGATTTACTTGCCGGGCAATTCGGCGGCCAACGCCTTGCAACTTTGCAGACAAACAACCTGATTACGGTTAGCAATACTTACCTGGCTCAACTTGTTGCTTTACAGAACGGTGGAAGTTCGGCCCTATCGCAGCAATTAGATATTTCTATGCAGGGTATCAGGTGGCAACAACAGATTGCAGCCAATACGCTTAGGACGGCTGATAATACAGAGAGGTTGGCAAGGATAGATACGTCCCTCATAAGCATCGACAAGAAAATGAACAGTGCTTCAAGCACTTTAGCAGCAAACGGGAAAATAGGATAA
- a CDS encoding SH3 beta-barrel fold-containing protein: MKSRLFHIAHSIKASFRTFAEALTHAWRVIRLQVALTTQALVNFTYKKIDGTIRDAVGTLVNKPAPKGGHRKVNHTLLTYFDLQQNDWRCAKIVNLLF, translated from the coding sequence ATGAAAAGCCGCTTATTCCACATTGCACACTCAATTAAAGCAAGCTTCCGAACTTTTGCGGAGGCGCTTACTCACGCATGGCGCGTTATTCGCCTTCAAGTGGCGCTTACTACACAGGCGTTGGTAAACTTTACCTATAAAAAAATTGACGGGACCATCCGTGACGCCGTTGGCACACTTGTTAACAAGCCGGCTCCAAAAGGTGGCCACCGCAAAGTAAATCACACCCTACTTACTTACTTTGATCTGCAACAAAACGACTGGCGCTGCGCCAAAATTGTAAATTTATTGTTTTAA